ttccccaccccgctggttatttaaccccgtggtaacagtaggaaaaaaccacgctttcaatctgcattccatcaaaagccaccgaaatccccaatccgagccaagcaccgccgccatccccccaaggagATTCTCCCGCACGGACCTCCCCGCcgctctccccgcagcccccgagcatctcgtggctagcgcatcggagatggtgtccaagaagtcagagatcgaggaaaggaagaaggatgcggagccatcgaccgcggagtggacacacagtaagtgctccctcaacaatctgaacaaactagtctccgaggggttgctgcaagacaagaaccttgtcaactggcgcccctcttatcgtgaacctttccccatggagaatgtcaacGAAattgtcacattcttccattttgccgaacggggattggccctccccacttgttccttctttcgtggccttctttattattacgggcttaagctccatcacctcaaccctaattccatttgccatatttctattttcatccacctctatgaagcatttctcggaatcggaccccactgggatctattccgcttcctcttccgcgtcaaaccccagcctaccacaaagaaactttctgtagtagggggcgccggcatccaactgcgacagcaggccgtcGAGAAAtacctttcgtacaaattcccctcaaaccttcctgggtggaagaaccagtggttttacatcgaaaaccatgctccccatcttccgacgaagtcgaatagaccgccagtggtgagtggagaatggaaccttgaaccctccggcatggagatgattcaAGTCAGAgaactgctggaggccatcgaggcacagaagaagaagggggtaaccggcgcctccgtcatgttctcattttacaaacgccgcatccaacccatccagcagcgccattgcctgggcttcgactacacaggccccgctgatccttctcgcatgtgcgcagaggagttgccagatgaaatcgcgctccagcgagttcagcgggtgctgctagacgtggacgtcgtgccgtacgtgcccacattgttctccgcacaaaatccacccaaaccggtaagtattcgacttcttttcacTGAGGATACCTGCTATTGCGCcgttacttaactgaagaactttatgcagggacacacggagctgtactgcagctacccgccgcaacctgaCCTCCCCCGACCAtatcatctcctcccttctgctgccactgcggccaagaaggctcgccttgctgcagctcaaggcagcagcgagtccgccgaatgcgtggactcgcaggcgggaggGGGAGCCGAAGGAGAACCGCGCCCTTCTGCTGCCACTGCaaccaagaaggctcgccttgctgcagctcaaggcagcagcgagtccaccgaatgcgtggactcgcaggcgggagaaggagccgaaggGGAACcacgccgggacaactcctccgaccagagcgtggagttggccggcgctctacctctggtgccaaagggccaacgacaagtgcgcaaacgcaaggcgcaagaaatcgagtcctccaggtactgcGTTACTGTTTTGGCGAGTTGCTAAGTATCAATGGTGCTGAACactgacagtatccacttgtagtctccctgctctgccacccgggaccgAGCCCGAAAGGGTGGAAACAGGCCCGTCCGCCGTCGCTGCAGTGactattgccgtggcggggacccctcaaTCGGTCGACCAAGCCTCGCCGCCAGCAACAGGTATtcctcgacgggcctggcgggtgaagaaggccgccaaaaagaagtcgacactgtgagttttcctcctgtcgcttgaagatcttgctctTGCCCGCTTGAATAATAATGTCTTCGAtatcatcagggctgcaagtgcCGTACAACTTCAGATGGACCCAGGCACGGCTACTGCGGCCCCAGAGCCATCGACCCGGGCTGATCCCTCCAGTGCGGAGCCTGCCCCGGCtgctgcagcctccgagcccCCGGCGCCTGGAGGGCCAGTACCcacggaggtggcccctgaggcAGGTGCGGCgcttcccgacttgccgccccccgagccccgacaagaaggagccggacctggtggcggagaacaagtcgtgacccctgatgccgctccaaCCGATGGCATAGGTACGCGCTTGCCTGCCCGCGACTGGTTACCGAGGTCTAGGTACAATGCTTTGACTACgttgtatgcttgcaggtgtccagcagccgccgtccggagatatcgccgggtcctcggggaatccccgtgagatgctgagggccgggccggggtaccagaacgtcatcaccaccgacctggtggacgacctcCTGCGGACGGCAGAAaatctgaagaccttcaagagcaccttcaagaagttatacgatttttccatggtagtacttgggtaatgttccagctgtgcacattggtgagttgtttatgaCTCAATCTCtgccttttgcgcagcatgtaatcaccaagtcccagaagaagtcggagaaactccacgcggttgtgagtgatgcgcgagagttagctgccctggacaagcgcgtctccgaggaaattacaaagaattgctatctgcagcgagaactggacatactgaagcaagaaagaactcgagagacttggctgctcaagaatgacctgaagaaccttgagaaggccaactccgagctccaacaacagctcaaggagcaacaagcagaataccaggagcagctcaaggcagagaagaaagcgcaccaaggtaggccctcgcttccctcgagtactttttctTAGTAACTccccttagatgctgaagtacccttaccacagagcttaggaaaataacgaaacacaaagaggagctgcttactgacgtgaagaatatgctgtatcgtcgtacagatgatgtcgaaaggctgcagaaggtgattggcgatagtgaacgtcagttcgtcgactgccttcagcaagttaagacgctgggcgagaaggacgagcagctgcgcaaggagctggaggacctccggggggccgcccaggagctggtggacatggtggatcccccagaagaaggcaaaacgggcccgcggcccctgctggggtgactccgcgaagccccgaagaaagtgctcaagttcttatctgaGGCTCCAATCGCATGCGTGAGCAATGCCCTTGcgtatgtaaagtccttcgtgccaaacgcgcagctgggCATTTTTGcacaggggatggcggcggattGCACGGACGAGCGATTcgaagagtacctgcgagaggcccaacctgtagcagaacaaattgtacacagtgtactgcaggattagggtacgagaaacaagtaatcattcttttatgtaaatacttcactcgatatctctacttgttggCGTGCcgtagctgaattgggatccaggcttacaaggctcaagtagtagacgcttccctgggtgcaacgacccgatgGGTAGCTAACACTTGTTTAACAGATTaaccacaactcgatcgagcgggtctaaacttgttaggaaagaacgcgagcatcatcgcgggaTTGCTGTGCGTAGGGcagaaaggggactaccccgagtgcggcaactcggagtgtagtcgaaggtcgctcctgctgtgagcgtgctccgtaagctaggtaagacctggacggacggatcaagcttgcaaggagcgggtgcgggcggtgccgcgattttgccattctttttggcagaaacaagacttttctgagtgcagccactcaggatgtagttgagatagctctttatgcgagcctttccagcgTACTGCTGTTAAgctagtcgagcggatcgactgcgttggaaaaaatgcgactgctatCGCGTGCAAGCATCCGaagtcgcggcggaactcgatatgtagaggagttagaCGGAGCCGAGAGTTCCGTCAGGAACTGAAGTCGAAAGGGGATGGACgcggccgtagcccccgcatcattcatgtacaacccgagtcatgtggctcgtagcctccaaattgattcagggaaaagagatcttctaagcccccggggattcagctatcaccgagcctcgtcttaagggtagaacttgcgcaggttctgaatgtttcaggagttcgggacatccggaccctcaggatattgtagtcgataagactcGGACCTtataacctgcttgacgacgaacgggccctcccaccttgaattgagcttgtgtaggccagattcgtcctgaatacgatgcaagaccaaatcaccaacactgagtgaccgctccctgacgttgcgatcatgatatcgccggatcccctgcaggtaccgagctgactgaacaagagcggtgcagcgagcttcttccacagaatcgagctctaactgccgcgcctcgtccgcctcgccttcattgtacatttcgacccttggagacttccacatgatatcggctggtagaatagcttcagatccatatacaagaaagaaaggtgtttgtcctgtggctttggacggctgagtccgaagcccccagacgacatgtggcagctcatgcacccatttgcctcccttcttgctattttcatcataaagtctcttcttgaggccgtcaatgatcaagccgttcgcccgttcgacttgtccattggcccttgggtgtgcaaccgagacatatttaacttcgatgcaagcattctcgcagaactcccagaactggtttgccgtgaagtttgatcccaagtctgtgatgatggagttggggaagccgaaacgatgcaaaatatctgaaatgaagtcgacgacccgatctggcgtgagcttggctatcggcttgtactcgatccacttagtaaacttgtcgatagccaccagaacatgggtgaaaccgcctggcgccgtcgtgaagggcccgatcatgtcaagactccaacaggcaaaaggctaggatggcggtatagtgatgaggttgtgagctggaacgtgcgtctgtttgccgaagaattgacaattttggcacctgcgcacgagatcctccgcgtcggttactgcggtgggccaccagaaaccggccctgtatgctttccccatcagcgttcttgaagccgcgtggttgccgcagacgccttcgtggatctcccgcagtatgtcgtaaccatcttactttgtgacgcacttcatgagaactcctgaccgagcgccccgccgatagagcttgccgtcgaccaagacgaaacccttgcttcttcgtaaGACGCGAGCTGCttctgcgctcctggcgtcgattcccgctggtaagccccgggtctgacacgggCTACAACCATCCAAACATATGAATACTTATAAGATGCTTGCAATTTTCCTCTTCATTTGTTCCGGTTGTGAGTCCAATAGGAAGGGCCAAAATAGGTTCAAACACTCAGGTGAAACTATTAGTAGAAAATTCCATGAGGTGCTAGATTGTGTGGTGACGATGGCTGAACACTACTTGAGACCAACCAATCCTAATTTTCCCACCGTCCACAAGAGGATTCAGAATGATAAAAGAGCATATCCACACTTCAAGAATTGCATTGGTGCACTTGATGGCACTCATATTCGTGTCTCTCTTTCACCTGATGAACAAGTCAGGTACATTGGAAAGACGATTTGCTTGCTGTTTGTGATTTTGATACGCGTTTCACCTATGTGGCTGCTGGTCAACCGGGGTCTTACCATGACACAAGTGTATTGTACCATGCATTTGAGGCAGATGAAGATCACTTTCCACATCCTCCAGAAGGGAAGTACTATGTTGTAGATACGGGCTATCCTAACCGCCCGGGATACTTGGCTCCATACAAAGGTGAAAGATATCATTTGCCCGAGTGGCATAGAGGTATGGAACCTAATAGTCCAAAAGAGAAGTTCAATCGAGTGCACTCGTCTGTTCGTAACATTATTGAGCGAACATTTGGACTATGGAAGATGAAATGGCAAATCTTGTACAAAATGCCTAAATATGCCATGCACACACAAAAAAAGATTGTTGCTGCTACTATGGTCCTccacaatttcattcgtgagCACTCAAGTGGTGATGTGGATTTTGCTAACTTTGATCGAGATCATGACTTTGTGCCTACAATCCCTGATAGGTACAACAAGTATGCAGTGTCACCATATGCCTCTGATGATTCAACAACTGAAGCAAGTTTTCTTACCATGGATGGATTTCGTGATAGAATAGCAACATCTCTTTCTCTAGCTTGGAATTAGAATCTAATGTTAGTTTAGAAGGTTAGATGAAGACAATGGCCTTGTAATATTTTAGTAATTTTGATGAGTACAATGACTCATTTCTCAGTAACTGGGCGAATATTTTAATTTCCTTTGATGAATTAACGGCAAAAACAATGTACATATGCTTCATTATGCTCAACAAACATACATTCAATAAACAGGGGTAAGAATGTCTTTCCACACTCAAAAACCTATTTTCTGGAGCTGTGGACACCAATCTTACCAAACACTAAAAAACTCCGGAACAGAGTTGTTCCACCCTAAAAAACTCCGGAACAGAGTTGTTCCACCCTAAAGTTCtggagcagagcagctccgGGACGGAGCAGAGCCCTACCAAACACGGCCTTATTATAGCGGCTGATCTCAGGATCTCCACCCACTGACCCACTTCGTACCGAGGAGGGACCGATGCACGATGCGTGTCCCATCGGACGGTCGAGGCATCGCACTTACAGGTGGAGTAGAGCAACTGGGACTTAGGCTTGATTTTGTGAGGGGATATATTGGGCCAAGATTTATATTCTAAGGCTGGCCGGGCCGGATCGTGTTGGGTTTCTCCTTCACATTGGGCCTACAATTAAGCCCATTGAAACACCATCGCGTCGTCGCCACCTCTATAAAAGCCCATTCATCTCTGGTGGCGGAGAGGCGGGGTTGCCCTAACAACCCGGGGAGCCACCGGTGTCTCCTCCCTCCCCGCGAGCGAATGGCGGCGGGCCTCAGGCCATCGCGTACAAACGCAGCGCGGCCGCGCTCGCGGGGCTCGCCGCTGCACACGCATAAGTGCACCCGCCTCCTCGAGCCTGAGACGAAGCCCAGAGAGGCACACGAACCGAGGGAACCAGCCCGCGCGCTGCGCCATGGCCCTCTCCGAGAGCTCGAGGAATGCGCTGCTCCCCGGCTTCCTCTACGCGGCCCCTGCCACCGCCTCCCCGTTTGCCGCCGCCGGTGGCGTGGGCGGAAGCGCGGTCGCCGCTCCGTCTGCGGGGGGGCCCGCGGTGTGGCCGAGGGCGCCGAGCGAGCCGGGCCGGAGGATCGAGATGTACACGCCGGCGTTCTACGCGGCGTgcacggccggcggcgtcgcCAGCTGCGGGCTCACGCACATGACCGTCACGCCGCTCGACCTCGTCAAGTGCAACATGCAGGTGAGCGTCTCTGGTGGCTTTGTTCTTCTAGTGGGTGGTGTGTGTTCCTTAGTGATCTGGATGCTGTTTCGATTCGGATCAAATGTTTGGGGGCCTGCTTCAAATCCTCACTGTTTTTCATTTGCGAGGTATAGAAATAATCGAAAATCGTTTTATTGATGCATCTGTGTTTACTGCATTGCTCGTATCTCTTTGGCCATTTGATCCATTTCATGATTCCTATGTCtagatttgaatttgacattagTTGTTTGATGCCACATGCCAGTATGTGATACTTGAAGCTGTTACTGGTATTCTGTGGACCCGTCAATAATTATGCCAATCAAATTTTCGTGACAGTTGAAATGCATACTGATTACTAATGGAACATTGTATGGGTTGAATTTCAGATCGACCCGGCTAAGTACAAGAGCATCACTTCTGGTTTTGGTGTTCTGTTGAAAGAGCAAGGCGCCAAGGGTTTTTTCAGAGGCTGGGTACCCACCTTGCTTGGATACAGTGCTCAGGGAGCATGCAAGTTCGGTTTCTACGAATTCTTCAAGAAGTATTACTCAGACATTGCTGGACCTGAGTATGCTGCCAAGTACAAGACTTTGATTTACCTTGCAGGATCTGCTTCAGCTGAACTCATTGCAGATATTGCCCTCTGTCCAATGGAGGCTGTGAAGGTTCGCGTGCAAACGCAGCCTGGCTTTGCAAGAGGTTTGTCTGATGGTCTTCCCAAGTTTGTGAAAGCTGAAGGCTATGCTGGGTGAGTTGAAGCATTGCGTCAACTCTACTTTTGTACCTGTGTCTTCACTTTTCTGACACTATGTGGATATATGCAGGCTGTATAAAGGAATTGTTCCTCTATGGGGCCGACAAATTCCTTGTAAGTGCATATTTCCCGTTC
The sequence above is drawn from the Panicum hallii strain FIL2 chromosome 7, PHallii_v3.1, whole genome shotgun sequence genome and encodes:
- the LOC112901409 gene encoding mitochondrial phosphate carrier protein 3, mitochondrial-like, producing MALSESSRNALLPGFLYAAPATASPFAAAGGVGGSAVAAPSAGGPAVWPRAPSEPGRRIEMYTPAFYAACTAGGVASCGLTHMTVTPLDLVKCNMQIDPAKYKSITSGFGVLLKEQGAKGFFRGWVPTLLGYSAQGACKFGFYEFFKKYYSDIAGPEYAAKYKTLIYLAGSASAELIADIALCPMEAVKVRVQTQPGFARGLSDGLPKFVKAEGYAGLYKGIVPLWGRQIPYTMMKFASFETVVEMIYKYAIPAPKSECSKNLQLGVSFAGGYIAGVFCAIVSHPADNLVSFLNNAQGATVGDAVKKIGLVGLFTRGLPLRIVMIGTLTGAQWGIYDAFKVMVGLPTTGGVAPTPAAAKA